The Cellulophaga sp. L1A9 genome window below encodes:
- a CDS encoding MFS transporter yields MKIKKPNLTFWQIFNMNVGFLGIQYSFGLQQTAINPIFLYLGAPEDLLPILNIAGPVTGLIVQPIIGAISDKTWSPKWGRRKPFFLIGAILGSLCLFAFPFSPTLWFAVGLLWLLDVGNNMAMEPYRAFVGDKLPEKQLSLGYQMQSLFVGGGILLATLSIVLFQQWFGGAIEVEGTIPKWLYYSFFIGAFLSITTILWSVLKTPEIPPSEDEMKEINAHRGLSFVARVKMPFIEISKAIKEMPRFMWMLSVVYLFQWYALFIYWQFITPLFKTTMGFDISTATSQSAKMSLTYNIVTAVVALVLVPLTLKFGGKKIYALSLFGTGLALFAIPYISDPLLVLLPMVLFGIGWAAMMGIPYTMVSKIVPQDRRGVYMGILNMMIVIPMGIQTVTFGPIFKNFLGSSAVNAILFGGVFFILAAIFALRLKVPKTEIDS; encoded by the coding sequence ATGAAAATAAAAAAACCAAACTTAACTTTTTGGCAAATCTTTAATATGAATGTTGGTTTCCTAGGAATTCAATACAGTTTCGGGTTACAACAGACGGCTATAAATCCTATATTTTTATATTTAGGAGCTCCAGAAGATTTGCTTCCTATCTTAAATATCGCGGGTCCTGTAACAGGATTAATTGTACAGCCTATAATTGGGGCAATTTCAGATAAAACGTGGTCTCCAAAATGGGGGAGACGGAAACCTTTCTTTTTAATTGGGGCAATTTTAGGAAGTCTTTGTTTATTTGCCTTTCCTTTTAGTCCAACATTGTGGTTTGCTGTTGGGTTATTATGGCTCTTAGATGTAGGTAATAATATGGCTATGGAACCTTACCGCGCTTTCGTTGGCGATAAATTACCTGAAAAGCAATTGAGCTTAGGGTACCAAATGCAAAGTTTGTTTGTGGGTGGAGGTATTTTATTAGCGACCTTATCTATTGTGCTATTTCAACAATGGTTTGGTGGAGCTATTGAAGTGGAAGGAACTATACCAAAGTGGTTGTATTATTCCTTCTTTATTGGGGCATTTTTGTCGATAACAACCATTTTATGGTCTGTATTGAAAACTCCAGAAATTCCACCATCTGAAGATGAAATGAAAGAAATAAATGCGCATAGAGGATTGTCTTTTGTAGCGCGTGTAAAAATGCCATTTATAGAAATAAGTAAAGCAATTAAAGAAATGCCACGTTTTATGTGGATGCTTTCTGTTGTTTACCTATTTCAGTGGTATGCCTTATTTATATACTGGCAATTTATAACCCCTTTGTTTAAAACAACAATGGGTTTTGACATCTCTACAGCAACATCACAGTCCGCGAAAATGAGTCTGACTTATAATATCGTAACTGCTGTGGTAGCATTAGTTTTAGTGCCTTTAACCTTAAAATTTGGAGGGAAGAAAATTTATGCTTTGAGTTTATTTGGTACTGGCTTGGCTTTATTTGCAATCCCTTATATATCTGATCCTCTTTTAGTTTTATTACCGATGGTTTTATTTGGTATTGGTTGGGCAGCAATGATGGGCATACCGTATACAATGGTTTCTAAAATTGTACCACAAGATCGCAGAGGGGTATATATGGGTATTTTAAATATGATGATTGTTATTCCGATGGGAATTCAAACTGTAACTTTTGGACCAATATTTAAGAACTTTTTAGGCAGTAGTGCAGTAAATGCAATACTTTTTGGTGGTGTGTTCTTTATTTTAGCTGCAATTTTTGCATTGCGATTGAAAGTTCCAAAAACTGAAATAGATTCTTAA